From Zea mays cultivar B73 chromosome 3, Zm-B73-REFERENCE-NAM-5.0, whole genome shotgun sequence:
CCCTCCAAGCGTGGGTGATCACGCCGACGCGATGACTCCGCCTCTTCCTGCAATAAGGCCAGAGCACAAGCAGTATCCAGATCGCGAGGACGTTGTACAAGAATAACAGCTTTAATGCCATCACGAAGTCCATCTATGAATCTCATAGTATAATACAGGGGGTCTGTGGTGTGCTCATATGTAACTAGCAAATCAATCAGTTCACAAAACCTATCAACATAATCCTGAACTGAGGAAGTTTGGCGAATGTGAAACAGTTTACGAATAACTAATTCATGCTGCTCTCTACCAAAGCGGTCATGCACTGCTTGACAAAATTGATGCCATGAAAAGGATGCTAAACGTGGTTCTATAGACTGCAGCCAACGATTTGCCACCCCATTGAAATGCATGGTTGCGACCTTAACCCAGGCAACTTCCTCTGTGGCATACATCTCAAAATAGTTTTCACATTTCTTCTGCCATAACTTGGGACAAGTTCCATCAAACACAGGGAAATTGATTTTGGGCAGACCACTAATATGGTGATGCAAGGCACGGCGTGTATCCATATCCTCCCCATGATAATTCCCAGTGTGAGCAAACGAAAATGGAGTAGGAGTGTGGTGATTCCACGTACCCGTGACCGGGTAGTGGAAATCGGTAGGTGGATACCGATATCCACTATCCCAGAGAGGGTTGTCGAAGCGGTGCCCAAAGTTGGGGCCATCAGCATGACCAGCAGATCCAGGTGGTCTGGCTGGTGCCGATCCATAAGCACCGAGAATGCCGCGCGTGCCGAAGCCGCCAGGTTGGTCCATGGCAGCGAGGGACGTGTGAACATGCTCCAGCGATGCTTGCAGATGCGCGATGGAGGAATCCACTCGGGGGCGCCAGGAATCGAACACCTGGACGGCAGATTCCAAGCACGCGACGCGGGCACCCGCATCCTCTTCGATCTGACGGAGACGGGAATCCGTGTTGACATCGGATTCCGTCAGATGAGCTTCGATGTCGGCGCGGAGAGTCACGATGCGTCGATCGGAATCGATCGCCTGGGATTCCAAGGCGCCGACCCGAGATTCCCACTTGGTGTCGAAGGACTGGAACCGCTTATCCAGTTCGGTAAGCAGCGCCCGGGTCTGATGCTCCAACGCAAGCGTGAGTGCAGCATCTGGGGTAGTAGTCGAAGGAGAGTGAGCCATGGATAGAAGCCGAGGAACGACGGAATTTGATACCAATTGTTAGGGGATACTGGAGGAAGGGGAGAGACAGAGGAAGGAGAGGAACACGAGAGAGAGAAGGTGAGGAATTTAGTTTAGGTTTTTCTTCTTCGATACCCTTCTCACTGTCCAGGCTGGTTCAAATACAACTCACCCAATTCAGAATACGTAATACTGCCTCATACGTGTACGGTATACACACGTACACGTATGGTACGCCACACATCTAGACCCACTCTGGCCCTCGGACGCGGCTGTTGACGTGCCGTTTGCGTTTGCCTCGCACGCCTGTGTCTTGAGTCTGAATGTgatcttcttctccctctggcAAGGCTGAGGTAGTATCTGTAGTGGTAACATGCCACTCCAATATATTAAAAAGGGAAGAACTTACAGGAAATTACAGGGAACCGAATCGACTTACAAGACTATTGAAAAATACTGAACAAACCTACTGAGCAGACCTATTAGCCAGACTAGCACTGAAACAACCAACTAACTCTTTGACCACTAACGCGACCTGCTCCGCTGATCTATGCTGGCTATGGAAGATTTTattatttctttctaaccaaacgCTCCACCAGAAGTAAATCATAAGGCCATCAAAAGATCTTCTCAAATGCTTGCTGCACATACTTTTTAATTTCCTCCACCAATCATACAAGGACTCATTGCCATAGACCCCCCTAAAGGACGAAAGGTTCGCCCAAGACAAGATTCTGTCCCACACCTCCCTGCTGAAGGGGCATTCCTTGCATAAGTGAACCGTCGATTCAAAGGTCGAattacagaggcaacaagaaggaTTGCAATGCCATCCCCTTTTCTGGAAGTTCTCTGCTGTCAACACTCTGTTGTGTAAAAGAGTCCAAGCGAAGAAGCGACACTTTGGTTCAGTTTTAGCTTTCCAAATGGAACAAATTTTCATTGTGCAGAAATTTGTTGAGAACTGAATGTTATATGCGCTGCTTGCACTGTACTACCCATCAATCGTCCATCTCCAAGAGATGGTATCCTCCAAGTTGTTAAGCTCGTGCATGTTACTGATAGCCTGCCAAAGGGTTATAAAGTCTTTTATTTCGTCTTCTCGTATGCATGGCCGACATAACTGAATCCATCTATTGGTTCTAAGAGCATGAAAAACTGAAATGTTTTTCTTCCTTACTTTCTTGAACAGACTTGGTGCAATATTCTTAGGCGCCTGACCATGGATCCAACTCGATTTCCAAAAACTTGTTGTTCTCCCATTACCAACGTTGACCACCGTGGATGCACTGAAGAACTCTTCGTCTATTTTGTCGCATGGCGATTGCAAATCGATCCATGCCTTATCTCTGTCCTTCCAACGCATCCAGAGCCATCTGATTCTTAACGCCCTTGCAAAGCGTTCCAGGTCCAGAATGCCCAGACCCCCCCTTGTTCTTTGGCTGACATGTTGTAGACCAGTTGATCAAACAGTGACCTCCACTACAAGTTTCAGGGTTGTTtaaataagttagattatataatctagacagATAATAATCTCAAACAAAAAAACCTTAGTTTAGTATTCACCCAGACCACTTTACTTTTTTTCTTACTTTATCCGTTCGAAATTGAAAACTCTGGTCGTTGTGACTTGTATGATGCCAAGATCTAGAGACAAATCCTTATATGACATAAAGTGTACATATCATTTACATACCATTCAAAGTTATACATTCCCTTCATCATCATGAGTTTTAATCTTTCTTGCCCCTTATATGCCACTATTATGGGTTTGCACTCACTTTATTCTAGTGCGAAAGTGGAAAAAAGACAAATTTACCCCTAGATAAAGCATAAGAAAGTTTTTTTAATGGGTCTTTCAATCCTTCCATGTCATTGAACTCATGAACAAGTATACATATATCGGTGTCCTACCTTGCTACGTGCACAACATTCAACAGTTGAAATATGTAAAATTGACGGTGGAAAACATACAAGTGATCAAATGTATAAATGAACAGAAACAAGGAAGGCAATAATTTCTAGTGGCATATATAACGGTCAAAAATTGTCTGCAAGTAGTTTGATTGTCTGAAGGAACATGGCGCCAAACTGAAGCTGACAGAgatatggatggatggatggatggatgggtgATATTAATAACTCAGATTTGCCTGTAACTCCTATCCATGATCTGTCCGGATCCTTTGGACCTTTTTGACGTTCTCCGGCGACGGAAATTGCTGCTGCCTTCTGGACGTGTTAGCTAGACTCACTTTTCTTTTTtggacattcttaacaagaacggAAACCAATGGCTCTCAACCTTTCATGGACACAAAACAGTCGTTTACCTGACATGGAGGGCGACAATAATAATAGAGCGAATTTCTTGGAGAATCAGGTGGCCATCAAGTGGGCCGGTCGAGACGTCGTGAGTACGTGACGAGATACTTGCAGGCCGGCCCATTAGGCCATTACCATTTTAGACATCGTTATACCATGCCGTATGCAATCAGACCCTAGGTGTAATCATTTATTCTAGTCCTTTCCATGCCCATCCAAAGATGGATCAATAATTTCTAATTTGGCTCTCCCACCAGTACGTTCCACCAGCGTGTACcattttagggcttgttcgggtctacctcaatccatatggattgagggagaTTGAGGaggtttcaatccctagtaagttAAAATCTCTCTCAATCCGAATCAATCCCCTccgatccatatggattgaaaataaccaaacaagcccttatgAATAACCTCCTATTTGATCCACCATTGGATAATCATCGAAGGGACATGAACTAGAAAACGTGATTACACGTTTGCACGCAGGTCTAATTACATAGTAGTCGATACCATACCTTACTCTTATCTCTACATTTAGAAGTAGCTCTGCAACTTACTTCAAATCCGTGAAACGTGTCCACCTACCAATACCAATAATCAATAGTTGTTTTTTCTGCTCCAGTAGGATGAAATATATGAGAAAAAAGGATAAAACCAGCAAGTCACACGATCATTAATAGATGGACATGTATCATAAATCAGAAGGAATGTGCAGGACTACTCTATAGCCGACTATAGAGATTGTCCCCCTCCCTTCTAGGCAAGGACATCATATCCATTGTCCTAACACTCTAGCCTACATCGTCCATTCAGGAACGGGTCCAGCCCAAAATTTGATTGGGAACCTACTTACTAATGGGTCACTAAAGGATATTTATAGCTACAACAAATAAAACAAAAGGTCCATTAAAACAAGAAAACCGAGTGGGCCCGTGTTTCCGCTCGACCCAACAAAATATGCCCCTACGCCCATCAACTCCACATCCGCCCACTCGTGGCTCAGCCTAGTCGTTTGGGTTAGCTCGAAATTTTGGGTCGGGTTTCTTTTTTGAAATTTTGGAATTTCGAGTATCTAGTAGTACCCGAAATTGGGATCTCTAGATGATATACCTGAAATTTTGGGTTCGGGTAGCCCTTTCTACCCGAACAACAGTTAACCCAAAACAATTTACTTCTAAATTAAATATCAGTCAACCATTAGTGCCACAATGTCCCATATTATAAAACAAGCAATCAACCACGTCTTACCAATAACAAAAAATGTTGATAGAAGTAAGAACAACAATACCAAtgacaatgatcaaacgacaaagaaacataacaccAATAAGGCAAGAACGGGTAATTCAGGGTAAATGGGCAATTTGGGTACCACAACTTGCTAACTGAACAAACCCGAATTATGTTCGAGTTTTGAGTTTTGATACCCGCATAAGCTCATCGACTTTCAGGTATCGGGCTAAACGGGGTCCAGGCTTGGGTTTCTCAGGTTTTAGGCTTCGGGCTCAGGTTTTATGCCTAGTCTAACCCACGGTCGTGGCATGCCCATGTTGTCGCCTCCCTGCTTTGCCCACCCTCACAACCTCACCTCCTCGCTCGTCCTCTACCCGTTGTAGGTTATCTTGTATCCTAGCTTAATGTATTTTAATCGAATTTCATGATCGGAGATGGATAATTAGAAACGATACAAATACGGATAACGGGATCGGATATTTATTTGGCAAATAAGTGTCATATGTCCGAATACATACAAATACTGGATACATGTTAGATAATGCATGGATTAGTTATTATTCACTAGAATTCAGTTTTCGTGTAAGACAGTTACACCGCGAGCATTGCATAGCCCATAGATCAATGTGACAATATAACAATAAGTTGAGATCATACAATAGTCCAACACAATAGTTCGAATGTAATGACAATATTTGGATAACACAATAATCTAACACAACACATGATAATTTTCAAATGATATAATATAGTCTAATACAACACAAGGCCATCCAACACATGTGATATATAAACCGTCCATTAATAAGGCATCGAGTATTGGAGTTACACATGTGACAATCACATGTAGTCAGGTACTTTGATATAAATTGGACATTATTTTAATAATTTAAACATGGATATGTGTTCAAACAAAAATGTAATGTACTACAAAGTTGTAGATCACTTCGAGAGCTATAcgattttcatataaactttattttcatataaactatatatattcgTGCAAGCCATCAAGAACATGCGGTCAAGAATGTCTCTCTCACGCAGCGCGTGACGCTTCGAGACTAATTTATGTTGGTCTAGTGTGA
This genomic window contains:
- the LOC118476633 gene encoding uncharacterized protein; amino-acid sequence: MAHSPSTTTPDAALTLALEHQTRALLTELDKRFQSFDTKWESRVGALESQAIDSDRRIVTLRADIEAHLTESDVNTDSRLRQIEEDAGARVACLESAVQVFDSWRPRVDSSIAHLQASLEHVHTSLAAMDQPGGFGTRGILGAYGSAPARPPGSAGHADGPNFGHRFDNPLWDSGYRYPPTDFHYPVTGTWNHHTPTPFSFAHTGNYHGEDMDTRRALHHHISGLPKINFPVFDGTCPKLWQKKCENYFEMYATEEVAWVKVATMHFNGVANRWLQSIEPRLASFSWHQFCQAVHDRFGREQHELVIRKLFHIRQTSSVQDYVDRFCELIDLLVTYEHTTDPLYYTMRFIDGLRDGIKAVILVQRPRDLDTACALALLQEEAESSRRRDHPRLEGSHSFRSFMKHPSATTFPDKNSPGIGADQAKVSTPSSSSAESKVASLRAYRRARGLCQFCAEKWVKGHKCSATVQLHVMQELWDMVLPDKDESDGEFQDSAEQFLMAISKEATVVPANSKAFRLRGSIQGVDMLILLDCGSTHCFLDNSYSTKLSGVVAMEQALTVKVANGELLYCNTQLPDASWTMHGLTFTSTFKLVPLPFYDMILGMDWLEQFSPMFVDWKHK